From the Caballeronia sp. NK8 genome, one window contains:
- a CDS encoding AzlD domain-containing protein: MSTLQIWLAILGMGVVTAVTRALFLAGGERTVLPPRVQRVLRYAPAAALAGVVVPDLLVTPAGISIALSNHALWASAAGLAYYLWRRGMMGTIVIGMLVFTVLRLAA, encoded by the coding sequence ATGAGCACGCTGCAGATCTGGCTCGCGATCCTAGGCATGGGCGTCGTCACGGCGGTGACGCGCGCGCTCTTTCTGGCGGGCGGCGAGCGCACGGTGCTGCCGCCGCGCGTGCAGCGCGTGCTGCGCTATGCGCCGGCCGCGGCGCTCGCGGGCGTCGTGGTGCCGGATCTGCTCGTGACGCCCGCGGGCATTTCGATTGCGCTGTCGAATCACGCGCTGTGGGCGTCGGCGGCCGGGCTCGCCTATTACTTGTGGCGGCGCGGCATGATGGGCACGATCGTCATCGGCATGCTGGTGTTTACCGTGCTGCGGCTTGCCGCATGA
- a CDS encoding branched-chain amino acid transaminase — MSMADRDGKIWMDGKLIDWRDAKIHVLTHTLHYGMGVFEGVRAYKTAQGTAIFRLKEHTKRLLNSAKIFQMDVPFDAATLEAAQLEVVKANNLESCYIRPIIWVGSEKLGVSAKGNTIHVAIAAWPWGAYLGEDGLAKGIRVKTSSFTRHHVNVSMVRAKASGWYVNSILANQEAVADGYDEALLLDVDGYVSEGSGENFFLVNNGKIYTPDLASCLDGITRDTVITLARDFGIPVIEKRITRDEVYTCDEAFFTGTAAEVTPIRELDNRTIGSGARGPITEKLQSAFFDAVGGKNEKYASWLAKV, encoded by the coding sequence ATGTCAATGGCCGACCGCGACGGCAAGATCTGGATGGATGGCAAGCTGATCGACTGGCGTGATGCCAAGATCCACGTTCTGACGCACACGTTGCACTACGGCATGGGCGTATTCGAAGGCGTGCGCGCGTACAAGACCGCGCAGGGCACGGCCATTTTCCGCCTGAAGGAACACACCAAGCGCCTGCTCAATTCGGCGAAGATTTTCCAGATGGACGTCCCGTTCGACGCCGCCACGCTCGAAGCCGCGCAACTGGAAGTCGTCAAGGCGAACAATCTCGAAAGCTGCTACATCCGCCCGATCATCTGGGTCGGCTCGGAAAAGCTCGGCGTCTCGGCCAAGGGCAACACGATCCACGTGGCCATCGCCGCGTGGCCATGGGGCGCGTATCTCGGCGAAGACGGCCTCGCCAAGGGTATCCGCGTGAAGACGTCGTCGTTCACGCGCCATCACGTGAATGTGTCGATGGTCCGCGCGAAGGCGTCCGGCTGGTACGTGAACTCGATTCTCGCGAATCAGGAAGCCGTCGCCGACGGTTACGACGAAGCCCTGCTGCTCGATGTCGACGGCTACGTGTCCGAAGGCTCCGGCGAGAACTTCTTCCTCGTGAACAACGGCAAGATCTACACGCCGGATCTCGCCTCGTGCCTCGACGGCATCACGCGCGACACGGTCATCACGCTGGCGCGCGACTTCGGCATTCCGGTCATCGAAAAGCGCATCACCCGCGACGAGGTCTACACCTGCGACGAAGCGTTCTTCACCGGCACCGCCGCCGAAGTCACGCCGATCCGCGAGCTCGACAACCGCACGATCGGCTCCGGCGCGCGCGGCCCGATCACGGAAAAGCTGCAAAGCGCGTTCTTCGACGCCGTCGGCGGCAAGAACGAGAAGTACGCGAGCTGGCTCGCGAAGGTTTAA
- a CDS encoding AzlC family ABC transporter permease, protein MLDRLSDTNRRAFLEGVRTFSPAVLATFSWGLVTGIAMTKSVLTVPQALGMSFAVYAGSSQLAVLPLFAAKLPLWTVLLTAAMVNLRFVIFSAGLAPHFSYLSLRRRLLLGYFNGDIIYLMFSKRNFPVGWQPGKEAFFWGLAVSSWSSWQLSSVLGILLASLIPDNWGLELAGTLALIPLIVSAIATRSTLAAVAVASVVALLAFDLPYRFGLPLAVFAALFAGTLADMIAERVAPKPAAQAKGDKPAATRPLR, encoded by the coding sequence ATGCTCGACCGGCTGTCCGACACGAATCGCCGCGCATTTCTCGAGGGCGTGCGCACCTTCTCTCCCGCCGTCCTGGCGACGTTCTCCTGGGGCCTCGTCACCGGCATCGCGATGACGAAGTCCGTGCTGACCGTGCCGCAGGCGCTCGGCATGTCGTTCGCGGTGTACGCGGGCTCGTCGCAGCTCGCGGTGCTGCCGCTCTTCGCCGCGAAGCTGCCGCTCTGGACCGTGCTGCTGACCGCCGCGATGGTCAACCTGCGCTTCGTGATCTTCAGCGCGGGGCTCGCGCCGCACTTTTCCTATTTGTCCCTGAGGCGGCGTCTGCTGCTCGGCTATTTCAACGGCGACATCATCTATCTGATGTTCTCGAAACGAAATTTCCCGGTCGGCTGGCAGCCCGGCAAGGAGGCCTTTTTCTGGGGGCTGGCGGTGTCGAGCTGGAGTTCGTGGCAGCTTTCGTCGGTGCTCGGGATTCTGCTCGCGAGCCTGATTCCAGATAACTGGGGGCTCGAACTCGCCGGCACGCTCGCGCTGATTCCGCTCATCGTCTCCGCGATCGCGACGCGCTCGACGCTCGCGGCGGTCGCCGTCGCGAGCGTCGTTGCGCTGCTCGCGTTCGATCTGCCGTATCGCTTCGGCTTGCCGCTGGCGGTGTTCGCGGCGCTGTTCGCGGGTACGCTCGCCGATATGATCGCCGAGCGCGTCGCGCCGAAGCCTGCCGCCCAAGCCAAAGGCGACAAGCCCGCCGCCACGAGGCCCCTGCGATGA
- a CDS encoding phosphoglycerate kinase: protein MTKVLRFTDLIAEGKVAGKRVFIRADLNVPQDDNGNITEDTRVRASVPAIKAALDAGAAVMVTSHLGRPTEGQFKPEDSLAPVAARLSELLGRDVPLVADWVDGVQVQPGNVVLLENCRCNKGEKKNDDGLAQKLAKLCDIYVNDAFGTAHRAEATTHGIAKYAPVACAGPLLAAELDALGKALGNPKRPLVAIVAGSKVSTKLTILKSLAEKVDQLIVGGGIANTFMLASGLKIGKSLAEADLVNEAKEIIEQARTRGASVPIPSDVVTAKEFAPTAKAETKPVADVADDDLILDIGPDTAKALAAQLETAGTIVWNGPVGVFEFDQFGNGTKTLAQAIADSSAFSIAGGGDTLAAIAKYGIHDKVSYISTGGGAFLEFLEGKKLPAVEVLESRA from the coding sequence ATGACGAAAGTACTGCGTTTCACCGATCTGATCGCCGAAGGCAAAGTCGCCGGCAAGCGTGTGTTCATCCGCGCGGATCTCAACGTGCCGCAAGACGATAACGGCAACATCACCGAAGACACGCGCGTGCGCGCCTCGGTCCCGGCGATCAAGGCCGCTCTCGACGCGGGCGCGGCCGTGATGGTCACGTCCCATCTGGGCCGCCCGACCGAAGGGCAGTTCAAGCCGGAAGACTCGCTCGCACCGGTCGCGGCGCGTCTGTCGGAGTTGCTCGGCCGCGATGTGCCGCTCGTCGCCGACTGGGTCGACGGCGTTCAGGTCCAGCCGGGCAATGTCGTGCTGCTGGAAAACTGCCGCTGCAACAAGGGCGAGAAGAAGAACGACGACGGCCTCGCGCAGAAGCTCGCGAAGCTCTGCGACATCTACGTCAACGACGCATTCGGCACCGCGCACCGCGCCGAAGCCACGACGCACGGCATCGCGAAGTACGCGCCTGTCGCGTGCGCCGGCCCGCTGCTGGCCGCCGAACTCGACGCGCTCGGCAAGGCGCTCGGCAACCCGAAGCGTCCGCTCGTCGCGATCGTCGCGGGCTCGAAGGTGTCGACCAAGCTCACCATCCTGAAGTCGCTCGCCGAGAAGGTCGATCAACTGATCGTCGGCGGCGGTATCGCGAATACGTTCATGCTGGCGTCGGGCCTCAAGATCGGCAAGTCGCTCGCGGAGGCCGATCTCGTCAATGAGGCGAAGGAGATCATCGAGCAGGCGCGCACGCGCGGCGCATCGGTGCCGATTCCGAGCGATGTCGTCACCGCGAAGGAATTCGCCCCGACCGCGAAGGCGGAAACCAAGCCCGTCGCGGATGTCGCCGACGACGACCTGATTCTCGACATCGGCCCGGACACGGCCAAGGCGCTCGCCGCGCAGCTCGAAACGGCCGGCACGATCGTGTGGAACGGCCCGGTCGGCGTGTTCGAGTTCGACCAGTTCGGCAACGGCACGAAGACGCTCGCGCAGGCGATCGCGGATTCGTCGGCGTTCTCGATCGCGGGCGGCGGCGACACGCTCGCGGCCATCGCGAAGTACGGCATTCACGACAAGGTGAGCTACATCTCGACCGGCGGCGGCGCGTTCCTGGAGTTCCTGGAGGGCAAGAAGCTGCCTGCGGTCGAAGTGCTCGAGTCGAGGGCTTAA
- a CDS encoding zinc-finger domain-containing protein, translating to MSDLKEMPLVELSAKDLPAFCPNPKMQRWSTHPRVFIDVTHGEARCPYCGTRYKLKDGEVVKGGH from the coding sequence ATGAGCGACCTGAAGGAAATGCCGCTGGTGGAATTGTCCGCGAAGGATCTGCCCGCGTTCTGCCCGAACCCGAAGATGCAGCGCTGGAGCACGCATCCGCGCGTGTTCATCGACGTCACGCACGGCGAAGCGCGCTGCCCGTATTGCGGCACGCGCTACAAGCTGAAAGACGGCGAAGTGGTAAAGGGCGGTCACTGA